A region from the Aliarcobacter thereius LMG 24486 genome encodes:
- a CDS encoding PhoH family protein, with translation MSFEKYYLLDTNILLENANNIFRLSDDGKNLIILPETVLDELDNKKSGFDEINFQAREFARLLENSNIISTNTFSDKKIIRLNLINNQNTIIDIISKEDYRVKSKDTSLNILNDRKILEIASEIEEYYKKKIIFISMDIMARTRALSIDLKTDALHGKDSIDFDFNFIKNIEINFKEIEFIDNQDISNFDKEHKANEYSYCFKVKYSDQIILASIQNKKIKVLDEEEIRNQIITPLNKEQLFFANAIISHFYNVLIVEAKAGSGKTLLALSGALKLVKQKFYGKIIYIRNSIESLDKGEDVGYLPGLEEKFRIYNHPLMDSLEYIIRSEHKRKRSKRVDSNYTPLEESEIQARVEQLISNYGIETMWVGEMRGRTLTNSFIIIDEAQNMSNKTMQMVLSRVDNSCKVVILGSNKQIDNFYVNKYTNSLTTLLKSTKRDNDFVNLFAIKLEKVLRGPITEWAENIFS, from the coding sequence TTGAGTTTTGAAAAATACTATCTACTAGATACAAATATTCTTCTTGAAAATGCAAATAATATATTTAGATTAAGTGATGATGGTAAAAATCTTATAATTCTTCCAGAAACTGTTCTAGATGAGCTTGACAACAAAAAAAGTGGTTTTGATGAGATAAATTTTCAAGCAAGAGAGTTTGCAAGGCTTTTAGAAAATTCAAATATCATTAGCACAAATACTTTCTCTGATAAAAAGATAATTAGACTAAATCTAATAAATAATCAAAATACAATTATTGATATAATTTCAAAAGAAGATTATAGGGTTAAAAGCAAAGATACATCGTTAAATATCTTAAATGATAGAAAAATACTTGAAATTGCTAGTGAAATTGAAGAGTACTATAAAAAGAAAATTATCTTTATTTCTATGGATATTATGGCAAGAACTAGAGCTTTAAGTATTGATTTAAAAACTGATGCACTTCATGGTAAAGATAGTATAGATTTTGATTTTAACTTTATAAAGAATATTGAAATAAACTTTAAAGAGATTGAGTTTATAGATAATCAAGATATTTCAAACTTTGATAAAGAGCATAAAGCAAATGAATACTCTTATTGTTTTAAAGTAAAATATTCTGACCAAATTATTTTAGCTTCTATTCAAAATAAAAAGATTAAAGTTCTAGATGAAGAAGAGATAAGAAATCAAATAATAACTCCTTTAAATAAAGAGCAACTATTTTTTGCAAATGCAATAATAAGCCACTTTTATAATGTCCTAATAGTAGAAGCAAAAGCAGGAAGTGGAAAAACACTTTTAGCTTTAAGTGGAGCTTTAAAACTTGTAAAACAAAAGTTTTATGGAAAAATCATATATATTAGAAACTCTATTGAATCTTTAGACAAAGGTGAAGATGTTGGTTATCTTCCAGGACTTGAAGAGAAGTTTAGAATATATAATCACCCTTTAATGGATAGTTTAGAATATATTATAAGAAGTGAGCATAAAAGAAAAAGGTCTAAAAGAGTTGATTCAAATTATACTCCTTTGGAAGAGAGTGAAATACAAGCTAGAGTTGAACAACTGATTTCAAATTATGGAATAGAAACTATGTGGGTGGGAGAGATGAGAGGAAGAACACTCACAAATAGTTTTATAATAATTGATGAAGCACAAAATATGTCAAATAAAACTATGCAAATGGTTTTATCAAGAGTTGATAATAGTTGTAAAGTTGTAATTTTAGGTTCAAATAAGCAAATAGATAACTTCTATGTAAATAAATATACAAATTCTCTAACAACACTTTTGAAATCTACTAAAAGAGATAATGATTTTGTAAATCTTTTTGCAATAAAACTTGAAAAAGTTTTAAGAGGTCCAATAACTGAGTGGGCTGAAAATATATTTTCATAA
- the hemJ gene encoding protoporphyrinogen oxidase HemJ, translating to MEYYTWVLSFHIVAVLSWMAMLFYLPRLFVYHIENIDKKEFVDIVTVQESKIYKFIGHPAMWFTIFSGITMIYLNPALLSQDWFHAKLLMLVFLIAYSFSLNYYRKQLANGKCKKSGKFFRMYNEQPTLLAILIVTYVITKNFSLLFTIIMILFFSFISYMILKTKKDKS from the coding sequence ATGGAATATTATACTTGGGTACTTTCATTTCACATAGTAGCAGTTTTATCTTGGATGGCAATGCTTTTTTATCTACCAAGATTATTTGTTTATCATATTGAGAATATTGATAAAAAAGAGTTTGTAGATATTGTAACAGTTCAAGAAAGTAAGATTTATAAGTTTATTGGTCATCCAGCTATGTGGTTTACAATTTTTAGTGGTATAACAATGATTTATTTAAATCCAGCACTTCTTTCTCAAGACTGGTTTCATGCAAAACTCTTAATGCTAGTTTTTCTTATCGCTTACTCTTTTTCATTAAACTATTATAGAAAGCAACTTGCGAATGGGAAATGCAAAAAAAGTGGTAAGTTTTTTAGAATGTATAACGAACAACCAACCCTTTTAGCGATATTAATTGTTACATATGTGATTACTAAAAACTTTTCACTACTATTTACAATAATAATGATATTGTTCTTTTCATTTATTTCATATATGATTTTAAAAACAAAAAAGGATAAATCTTGA
- a CDS encoding replication-associated recombination protein A has translation MIDLSNKYRPQTLEEFVGQTHIIGKDKALYKLIKQKEIPHLFFYGKPGTGKTTLAKIIAKELASDYYYFNATTIKVEDLRKVFDRYKDSFIKPLIFIDEVHRLSKNQQEVLLPIMESYSVKIIGASTENPFFTLTSAIRSRSFTYEFLAFTYNDMERILLKVEQDFNIILDKEVKDYLIYSSSGDARAMLTLLNFAYKVDKNISLNVLKELRANVIGDGVSSSSTHYDLASAMIKSIRGSDIDAALYYMSRLIEGGESVDFITRRLVILSSEDIGNANPNALNLATSTMLACNKIGYPEARIILAQCVIYLASSPKSNSSYKAINKAIKTIKDGNILDIPKHLDSLHIAYKYPHDFGGYVNQEYLKEDLNLYQTLEIGFEKTLNEWINKIKGNNKGE, from the coding sequence ATGATAGACTTATCAAATAAATATAGACCTCAAACTTTAGAAGAGTTTGTTGGTCAAACTCATATTATTGGGAAAGATAAAGCACTTTATAAATTAATTAAACAAAAAGAGATTCCTCATCTATTTTTTTATGGGAAACCAGGAACTGGGAAAACAACTCTTGCAAAAATTATAGCAAAAGAGTTAGCTAGTGATTACTATTACTTTAATGCAACTACAATAAAAGTTGAAGATTTAAGAAAGGTATTTGATAGATACAAAGATAGTTTTATTAAACCTTTAATTTTTATAGATGAAGTACATAGATTATCTAAAAATCAACAAGAAGTTTTATTACCAATTATGGAGTCTTATAGTGTAAAGATAATTGGTGCAAGTACAGAAAATCCTTTTTTTACTTTAACATCAGCAATAAGATCAAGATCTTTTACATATGAATTCCTTGCTTTTACATACAATGATATGGAAAGAATTCTTTTAAAAGTTGAACAAGACTTCAATATAATTCTTGATAAAGAAGTAAAAGATTACTTGATATACTCTAGTTCAGGTGACGCAAGAGCAATGCTTACACTATTAAACTTTGCATATAAAGTTGATAAAAATATATCTTTAAATGTTTTAAAAGAGTTAAGAGCAAATGTAATTGGAGATGGTGTTTCATCATCTTCAACTCACTATGATTTGGCAAGTGCTATGATAAAATCAATTCGTGGAAGTGATATTGATGCAGCACTTTATTATATGTCAAGACTTATTGAAGGTGGAGAGAGCGTTGATTTTATTACAAGAAGATTAGTAATTCTTTCTAGCGAAGATATTGGAAATGCAAATCCAAATGCACTTAATCTTGCAACAAGTACAATGCTAGCTTGTAACAAAATAGGATATCCTGAAGCCAGAATAATTTTAGCTCAATGTGTTATTTATCTAGCTTCTTCTCCTAAATCAAATTCAAGCTATAAAGCTATAAATAAAGCTATAAAAACTATTAAAGATGGAAATATACTTGATATACCAAAACATCTTGATTCTTTACATATTGCTTATAAATATCCTCATGATTTCGGTGGTTATGTTAATCAAGAGTATTTAAAAGAAGATTTAAATCTTTACCAAACACTTGAAATAGGTTTTGAAAAAACTTTAAATGAATGGATAAATAAAATTAAAGGAAATAATAAAGGAGAATAA
- a CDS encoding pseudouridine synthase — MKKDIKTTKRATKVEELTRLNKFISHNSNYSRREADTLIAEGKVRVNNKIVTDMATKVSNSDKVEIGKKIIKEDKERMYTVIVYNKPKGEIVSKSDPQARKTIYDGLESRYKHFMSVGRLDFASEGLLLLSDSVEVVNSLMHSNLERVYKIKVNGFISPKVEQAMQQGIEIEDATKGAFKGTKIKSMSFSPFLAYDIQTNGEKTSKIKVVINEGKNRELRRFFAHFGLNVMDLKRVEYGGISLNNLPTGKSRFLTKEEYKNLRIFLNEENDRLIK, encoded by the coding sequence ATGAAAAAAGATATAAAAACTACTAAAAGAGCTACAAAAGTAGAGGAACTTACAAGATTAAATAAGTTTATTTCTCATAATAGTAACTATTCAAGAAGAGAAGCTGATACATTAATTGCTGAAGGTAAAGTACGAGTAAACAATAAAATTGTTACAGATATGGCAACAAAAGTATCAAATTCAGACAAAGTTGAAATTGGTAAAAAGATTATCAAAGAAGACAAAGAGAGAATGTATACAGTTATTGTTTATAATAAACCAAAAGGTGAAATTGTAAGTAAATCTGATCCTCAAGCTAGAAAGACAATCTATGATGGTTTAGAGAGCCGTTATAAGCACTTTATGAGTGTTGGAAGACTTGACTTTGCAAGTGAAGGATTATTGCTTTTAAGTGATAGTGTTGAAGTTGTAAACTCTTTAATGCATTCAAACCTTGAAAGAGTTTATAAAATTAAAGTAAATGGCTTTATAAGTCCTAAAGTTGAACAAGCTATGCAACAAGGAATTGAGATTGAAGATGCAACAAAAGGTGCATTTAAAGGTACTAAAATAAAATCAATGTCATTCTCTCCTTTTTTAGCTTATGATATACAAACAAATGGTGAAAAGACTTCAAAAATCAAAGTAGTGATTAATGAAGGTAAGAATAGAGAACTTAGAAGATTTTTTGCTCATTTTGGTCTAAATGTAATGGATTTAAAAAGAGTAGAGTATGGTGGAATTAGTCTAAATAATCTACCAACAGGAAAATCAAGATTTCTTACAAAAGAGGAGTATAAAAACTTACGAATCTTTTTAAATGAAGAAAATGATAGACTTATCAAATAA
- a CDS encoding KpsF/GutQ family sugar-phosphate isomerase: protein MNYKNIVKEVLKIEADELLKCADSFDFDIEKAVDLIVNSKGKLIVTGVGKSGLVGAKIAATLASTGTSSFFLHPTEAMHGDLGMIGKDDVVLAISYSGESDELVQILPHIKRFNIPMIAMAKNPDSTLAKYADYFLNIAVSKEACPLDTAPTSSTTLTMAMGDALAVCLMKKRDFKKEDFASFHPGGSLGKKLFVKVSDLLRVDNLPIVSRETKLKDAIITMSAGRVGTVIICDNSKVLGVLSDGDLRRSLMDNDFSIDCKVEDIANMNPKTFNDDNLLASDALQIIENHKIQLLIITDKDNKLKGLLHIHDLIEAGIK from the coding sequence ATGAACTATAAAAATATAGTTAAAGAAGTTTTAAAGATTGAAGCTGATGAGCTATTAAAGTGTGCTGATAGTTTTGATTTTGATATAGAAAAAGCTGTTGATTTAATTGTTAATTCAAAAGGTAAATTGATTGTTACAGGTGTTGGAAAGTCTGGGCTTGTTGGAGCAAAAATTGCTGCTACACTTGCAAGTACAGGTACTAGCTCTTTTTTCTTACATCCAACAGAAGCTATGCATGGTGATTTAGGAATGATTGGTAAAGATGATGTTGTTCTTGCTATCTCTTATAGTGGTGAGAGTGATGAGTTAGTTCAAATTCTTCCTCATATAAAAAGATTCAATATTCCAATGATTGCAATGGCAAAAAACCCAGATTCAACACTAGCAAAATATGCAGATTATTTTTTAAATATTGCAGTATCGAAAGAAGCTTGTCCTTTAGATACTGCCCCAACATCTTCTACAACATTAACAATGGCTATGGGTGATGCTCTTGCTGTTTGTTTAATGAAGAAAAGAGATTTCAAGAAAGAAGATTTTGCTTCTTTCCATCCAGGTGGAAGTTTAGGTAAAAAACTTTTTGTAAAGGTTTCTGATCTTTTAAGAGTAGATAATCTTCCTATTGTTTCACGTGAAACCAAACTAAAAGATGCAATTATAACTATGAGTGCTGGAAGAGTAGGTACTGTTATAATTTGTGATAATAGTAAAGTTTTAGGTGTTCTAAGTGATGGAGATTTAAGAAGATCTCTTATGGATAATGATTTTTCAATAGATTGTAAAGTTGAAGATATTGCAAATATGAATCCTAAAACATTTAATGATGACAATCTTTTAGCAAGTGATGCTTTACAAATAATTGAAAACCACAAAATTCAATTATTGATTATTACTGATAAAGATAATAAATTAAAAGGTTTATTACATATTCATGATTTAATTGAAGCAGGAATTAAATGA
- a CDS encoding ribonuclease J — translation MENINKEEISTETTSESTNQVKQNYKPREPRQAREPRAPRAPRTTNKDVKENNTTSNDEINNDSSDKKPEFKKRRPSKPRVFNNKNLPLSGDGWTNDLKKSYMINEKIHKDRLNPHYKLNLNTSAKLRITPLGGLNEIGGNMMVVETENEAIIVDVGMSFPDADMHGVDILIPDFTYLREIKDKIVAVIITHGHEDHIGAMPYLYKEMQFPIYGSPLPLEMIGSKFDEHKMREHRALFRAINKRVPIKIGNDFEVEWMHITHSIIDSSAIAIKTAAGTMIHTGDFKIDHTPYDGFPTDIHRLAHYGEEGVLVLTSDSTNSHTPGFTKTEKAVAPTFERIFSTTKGRVIMSTFSSNIHRVAQAIEKALKYGRKICVIGRSMEKNLDIAMTLGYIKFPKDQFIEAHEVGKYNDNEIMIVTTGSQGESMSALYRMAIHEHRHIKIKPEDQIILSSKAIPGNEGSVSEIINHLLKAGANVAYQDYSDIHVSGHAAQEEQKLMLRLVKPKFFLPVHGEYNHALKHSQTGIDCGVLERNVYIMADGEQVEVSPKYLKKVRSVKSGKVYIDNTLNHKISDDVVIDRQNMAKEGIVMIVAQINENDKTLAAKPKVASFGLISDKQDKFFVKEIEDILALFVENVKPGVFKNSRILEDELRKVVRKHCIRKYKKYPMIVPTIFVQ, via the coding sequence ATGGAAAATATAAATAAAGAAGAGATTTCTACTGAAACTACAAGTGAAAGTACAAATCAAGTTAAACAAAACTATAAACCAAGAGAGCCAAGACAAGCTCGTGAACCTAGAGCTCCAAGAGCACCTAGAACAACAAATAAAGATGTAAAAGAGAATAATACTACATCTAATGATGAAATAAATAATGATTCTTCAGATAAAAAACCTGAATTTAAAAAAAGAAGACCATCTAAACCAAGAGTTTTTAATAATAAAAACCTACCACTTTCAGGCGATGGTTGGACTAATGATTTAAAAAAATCATATATGATAAATGAGAAAATTCATAAAGATAGATTAAATCCTCACTATAAATTAAATCTAAATACAAGTGCTAAGCTTAGAATTACTCCACTTGGTGGATTAAATGAGATTGGTGGAAATATGATGGTTGTTGAAACTGAAAATGAAGCAATTATTGTAGATGTTGGAATGAGTTTCCCAGATGCAGATATGCATGGAGTTGATATTTTAATTCCTGATTTCACATATTTAAGAGAGATTAAAGACAAAATTGTAGCTGTAATTATAACTCACGGTCACGAAGACCATATAGGTGCAATGCCATATTTATATAAAGAGATGCAATTTCCTATTTATGGTTCACCACTTCCTTTAGAGATGATTGGAAGTAAATTTGATGAACATAAAATGAGAGAGCATAGAGCACTTTTTAGAGCTATAAATAAAAGAGTTCCAATTAAAATAGGTAATGATTTTGAAGTTGAGTGGATGCATATTACTCACTCAATTATTGATTCATCAGCAATTGCCATAAAAACAGCTGCTGGAACAATGATTCATACAGGAGATTTTAAAATAGATCATACTCCTTATGATGGTTTTCCAACTGATATTCATAGACTTGCTCATTATGGTGAAGAGGGTGTTTTAGTTTTAACTTCTGATTCAACAAACTCTCATACACCAGGTTTTACAAAAACTGAAAAAGCAGTTGCTCCTACATTTGAAAGAATATTCTCGACAACAAAAGGTAGAGTTATTATGAGTACTTTCTCTTCAAATATTCATAGAGTTGCACAAGCTATTGAAAAAGCTCTAAAATATGGAAGAAAGATCTGTGTTATAGGTAGATCTATGGAGAAAAACCTAGACATTGCAATGACTTTAGGTTATATTAAATTTCCAAAAGATCAATTCATAGAAGCTCATGAAGTTGGAAAATATAATGATAATGAGATTATGATTGTAACAACAGGAAGCCAAGGTGAATCTATGAGTGCCTTGTATAGAATGGCAATTCATGAACATAGACATATCAAAATTAAACCTGAAGACCAAATAATTTTATCTTCAAAAGCAATTCCAGGAAATGAAGGAAGTGTTTCTGAGATTATTAATCATCTTTTAAAAGCTGGAGCAAATGTTGCTTATCAAGATTATAGTGATATTCACGTATCTGGACATGCTGCTCAAGAAGAACAGAAATTAATGCTAAGACTTGTTAAGCCTAAATTCTTTTTACCTGTTCATGGGGAATACAATCATGCTTTAAAACACTCTCAAACAGGTATTGATTGTGGTGTTTTAGAAAGAAATGTTTACATCATGGCTGATGGTGAACAAGTTGAAGTTAGTCCAAAGTATCTTAAAAAAGTAAGATCTGTAAAAAGTGGTAAAGTATATATTGATAATACTTTAAATCATAAAATTTCTGATGATGTTGTTATTGATAGACAGAATATGGCAAAAGAGGGAATTGTAATGATTGTTGCTCAAATCAATGAAAATGATAAGACATTAGCTGCTAAACCAAAAGTTGCTAGTTTCGGTTTGATTTCTGATAAACAAGATAAATTCTTTGTTAAGGAAATTGAAGATATTCTAGCTCTATTTGTTGAAAATGTTAAACCAGGTGTATTCAAAAACAGTAGAATTTTAGAAGATGAATTAAGAAAAGTAGTAAGAAAACATTGTATAAGAAAATATAAAAAATATCCAATGATTGTTCCTACAATATTTGTACAATAA
- the rsmA gene encoding 16S rRNA (adenine(1518)-N(6)/adenine(1519)-N(6))-dimethyltransferase RsmA, translating into MKKVKAKKEFGQNFLKDSSVLDKIIESMPHNNNHIVEIGPGLGDLTKNLVKYKGVTAYEVDTDLIGILKEKFATEIQKNQFDLKHIDVLMAWDELKSLHSSKYDLIANLPYYIATNIILRAFEDELCEHIVVMVQKEVAEKFTAKVNDKEYSSLAIITQNISKDSKILFDVPPEAFDPMPKVTSSILYIKKDLSTKIDNVFNKFLKNCFSQPRKKLSKNLSSIFDKEIILEIFKDLNINENIRPHELDASLYSQMYTKVKNGKYK; encoded by the coding sequence ATGAAAAAAGTAAAAGCAAAAAAAGAGTTCGGACAAAATTTTTTAAAAGATAGTTCAGTCCTAGATAAAATCATCGAATCGATGCCCCATAACAATAATCATATTGTAGAAATTGGGCCTGGATTAGGTGATTTGACTAAGAACTTAGTCAAATACAAAGGTGTGACAGCTTATGAGGTTGATACTGATTTAATCGGTATTTTGAAAGAAAAATTTGCAACAGAGATTCAAAAAAATCAATTTGACTTAAAGCATATTGATGTATTAATGGCTTGGGATGAGCTAAAATCTCTACATAGTAGTAAATATGACTTAATAGCAAACTTACCTTACTATATTGCAACAAATATTATATTAAGAGCATTTGAAGATGAACTTTGTGAACACATAGTAGTTATGGTTCAAAAAGAGGTAGCAGAGAAATTTACTGCAAAAGTTAATGATAAAGAATATTCATCTTTGGCAATAATTACACAAAATATTTCTAAAGATTCAAAAATTCTTTTTGATGTTCCACCCGAAGCATTTGACCCAATGCCAAAGGTTACTTCTTCAATCCTTTATATAAAAAAAGATTTATCAACTAAAATTGATAATGTTTTTAATAAATTTTTAAAAAATTGTTTCTCACAACCAAGAAAGAAACTATCTAAAAATCTTAGTTCTATTTTTGATAAAGAAATTATTTTAGAAATTTTTAAAGACTTAAATATAAATGAAAATATAAGACCTCATGAACTTGATGCATCTTTGTATAGCCAAATGTATACAAAGGTAAAAAATGGAAAATATAAATAA
- the hisF gene encoding imidazole glycerol phosphate synthase subunit HisF, with product MNNLTKRIIPCLDVNNGRVVKGVNFIGLKDAGDPVEIAKRYNDEGADELTFLDISASVENRGTIVDIVKNVAKEVFIPLTVGGGIRTLEDIYALLNVGCDKISINSSAVKTPNLINDGSKRFGSQCIVVAIDVKKVSDGSYHVFVKGGREDTGLNALSWAKEVQERGAGEILLTSMDNDGVKQGFDLDITKQISQALDIPVIASGGAGNMQHFKDVFDTGASAALAASIFHYKEVDIMDLKKYLKSNNINVRI from the coding sequence TTGAATAATCTAACAAAAAGAATAATCCCATGCCTTGATGTAAACAATGGAAGAGTTGTAAAAGGTGTAAATTTTATAGGTTTAAAAGATGCTGGAGATCCAGTAGAAATAGCAAAAAGATATAATGATGAAGGTGCAGATGAATTAACATTTTTAGATATTAGTGCAAGTGTAGAGAATAGAGGAACTATTGTTGATATAGTAAAAAATGTTGCAAAAGAGGTTTTTATTCCATTAACGGTTGGTGGTGGTATTAGAACTTTGGAAGATATATATGCATTATTAAATGTTGGTTGTGACAAAATATCTATAAATTCAAGTGCAGTTAAAACACCAAATTTAATTAATGATGGTTCAAAAAGGTTTGGAAGCCAATGTATTGTTGTTGCTATTGATGTTAAAAAAGTTTCTGATGGTTCATATCATGTTTTTGTAAAAGGTGGAAGAGAAGATACAGGACTAAATGCTTTATCTTGGGCGAAAGAGGTTCAAGAAAGAGGAGCAGGAGAAATATTACTTACTTCAATGGATAATGATGGAGTAAAACAAGGATTTGATCTAGATATAACAAAACAAATCTCTCAAGCTTTAGATATTCCAGTTATTGCAAGTGGTGGTGCTGGAAATATGCAACACTTTAAAGATGTTTTTGATACTGGAGCAAGTGCGGCTTTAGCAGCTTCAATATTTCACTATAAAGAAGTTGATATTATGGATTTAAAGAAATATCTAAAAAGTAATAATATAAATGTAAGGATATAA
- a CDS encoding SIMPL domain-containing protein: protein MRKLIISTIALPILAFSYDVNLNKSFTKSVKADILATNIIFTVEKQDEKSINIEIEKFNNLLKNKKNISIKNTNYNLIPKYEYIENKQHFRGYVGETRFYVSSKNDKAVNKFISEIINYKNDSNDLKVNISNLSWDFSNKLKENVTNELRIESLIWITEYSKELSKKLSKRCELKSVNIFEEAFFPIARTKMYSSPMMISDNEDMNISNIAPLNNEQDIKVDSNFTMECK from the coding sequence TTGAGAAAATTAATAATAAGTACAATAGCTTTGCCGATTTTGGCTTTTTCTTATGATGTAAATCTTAATAAAAGTTTTACAAAAAGTGTAAAAGCAGATATATTAGCAACAAATATAATATTTACAGTAGAAAAACAAGATGAAAAGAGTATAAATATTGAGATTGAGAAATTTAATAATTTGTTAAAGAATAAGAAAAATATTTCTATAAAGAATACAAATTATAATTTGATTCCAAAATATGAATATATAGAAAATAAGCAACATTTTAGAGGATATGTAGGAGAAACTAGATTCTATGTAAGTTCAAAAAATGATAAAGCTGTAAATAAATTTATAAGTGAAATTATAAACTATAAAAATGATTCAAATGATTTAAAAGTTAATATCTCAAACTTATCTTGGGATTTTAGTAATAAATTAAAAGAAAATGTGACAAATGAATTAAGAATTGAATCTTTAATTTGGATAACAGAGTACTCAAAAGAGTTATCAAAAAAATTATCAAAGAGATGTGAATTAAAAAGTGTAAATATATTTGAAGAAGCATTTTTCCCAATTGCAAGAACAAAAATGTATAGTTCTCCTATGATGATTAGTGATAATGAAGATATGAATATTAGTAATATAGCTCCATTAAACAATGAACAAGATATAAAAGTAGATTCAAATTTTACAATGGAATGCAAATGA
- a CDS encoding phosphorylase family protein, translated as MIVCAGRNERFQFAKEIGVGLIESSINLTKICLFNRPEFILFIGSAGSYGKHNIFDIVESKSASNVELSYVQNFSYTPLDNIIEIGTNFTKSEVIVNSSNYINTNKELSKEFLEYNLELENMEFFSVLSVAKEFEIPAFGIFVVTNYTDENAHEDFIKNHKEAMEKLIKYLEEKNIIKAKEAK; from the coding sequence ATGATAGTATGTGCAGGAAGAAATGAAAGATTCCAATTTGCAAAAGAGATTGGAGTTGGTTTGATTGAAAGTTCAATAAATCTTACAAAAATTTGTCTTTTTAATAGACCAGAATTTATTTTATTTATTGGAAGTGCAGGAAGTTATGGAAAACATAATATTTTTGATATTGTTGAATCAAAAAGTGCTAGTAATGTAGAGTTAAGTTATGTTCAAAACTTTTCATATACACCACTTGATAATATAATCGAAATTGGTACAAATTTTACAAAAAGTGAAGTTATAGTAAATAGTTCAAACTATATAAACACAAATAAAGAGCTTTCAAAAGAGTTTTTAGAATATAATTTAGAGTTAGAAAATATGGAGTTCTTTTCAGTTTTAAGTGTAGCAAAAGAGTTTGAAATACCAGCATTTGGTATTTTTGTAGTTACAAACTATACAGATGAAAATGCTCATGAAGATTTTATAAAGAACCACAAAGAAGCAATGGAAAAATTAATCAAATACTTAGAAGAGAAAAATATAATAAAAGCAAAAGAGGCAAAATAG